One genomic segment of Streptomyces sp. TLI_146 includes these proteins:
- a CDS encoding glycosyltransferase 87 family protein has protein sequence MLALSLAALTALCAALRIPMADALVYRAEGAAVAHGTELYGFTVTRWHLPATYPPFAALLFVPTAWLPVPVLKAAFAVGNALLLALLVRLSCRFARIAPRPAALLAATAAGLWLEPVFQTLLFGQINLALTCLVLWDLTRPPGSPGKGFGVGIAAGVKLTPALFLLYALLTGRRREAATGAATFAGTVLLGALVLPGASADFWTRRLYETDRVGKAWIVDNQSLQGLLARLLHTPAPGAVWMAVAAAVAAAGLWTARRADDRWGVLVTAITALLVSPISWSHHWVWCVPLLAVLVAEGRTRTAVAVAAVFAARTLWLVPHQGDLDLHLPWWQQPLASPYALLGLAQVAVCLRAGGGWSRSSPRPLNAAARQSPGRPEGALQGRGELREQPTTTRRRTPG, from the coding sequence CTGCTCGCCCTCTCCCTCGCCGCGCTGACAGCGCTCTGCGCCGCACTCCGCATCCCCATGGCGGACGCCCTGGTCTACCGGGCGGAGGGCGCGGCCGTCGCGCACGGCACCGAGCTGTACGGCTTCACCGTCACCCGCTGGCACCTGCCCGCCACCTACCCCCCGTTCGCCGCGCTCCTCTTCGTGCCGACCGCCTGGCTCCCCGTCCCGGTGCTCAAGGCCGCCTTCGCCGTCGGCAACGCGCTGCTGCTCGCCCTTCTGGTGCGGCTGTCCTGCCGTTTCGCCCGGATCGCGCCCCGCCCCGCCGCCCTGCTCGCCGCCACGGCCGCCGGGCTCTGGCTTGAACCGGTGTTCCAGACGCTGCTGTTCGGCCAGATCAACCTCGCCCTGACCTGCCTGGTCCTGTGGGATCTCACCCGGCCGCCGGGCTCCCCGGGCAAGGGCTTCGGGGTCGGCATCGCGGCGGGCGTCAAGCTCACGCCCGCGCTGTTCCTGCTGTACGCGCTGCTCACCGGAAGACGCCGGGAGGCGGCGACGGGCGCGGCCACCTTCGCCGGGACCGTCCTGCTCGGCGCGCTCGTCCTGCCCGGCGCCAGCGCCGACTTCTGGACCCGGCGGCTCTACGAGACCGACCGCGTCGGCAAGGCGTGGATCGTCGACAACCAGTCGCTCCAGGGCCTGCTGGCCCGGCTGCTGCACACGCCCGCGCCGGGGGCGGTGTGGATGGCGGTGGCGGCGGCCGTGGCGGCGGCGGGCCTGTGGACGGCCCGCCGCGCGGACGACCGCTGGGGCGTCCTGGTCACCGCCATCACCGCGCTGCTCGTCTCCCCGATCAGCTGGTCGCACCACTGGGTGTGGTGCGTGCCGCTGCTGGCGGTGCTGGTGGCCGAGGGCCGGACCCGTACCGCCGTCGCCGTGGCGGCCGTCTTCGCCGCGCGCACGCTGTGGCTGGTGCCGCACCAGGGGGACCTGGACCTCCATCTCCCCTGGTGGCAACAGCCGTTGGCGTCGCCGTACGCGCTGCTCGGGCTCGCCCAGGTCGCCGTTTGCCTGCGGGCCGGTGGGGGCTGGTCGCGCAGTTCCCCGCGCCCCTTGAATGCCGCTGCGCGGCAATCCCCGGGGCGGCCCGAAGGGGCGCTCCAAGGGCGCGGGGAACTGCGCGAGCAACCGACCACAACCCGCAGACGAACGCCGGGCTGA
- a CDS encoding ATP-binding domain-containing protein produces the protein MSPHDPEEPLSRERAHLRESRAALRAMREDVENLDIKDVTANWVNAAVLQRQIDDRVKALADLSHTPLFFGRLDYLHAPGAELAEGAEGEKFYIGRRHVHDAEGDPMVIDWRAPVSQPFYRASRKDPQDIGLRRRFGYTGGDLTAYEDEHLTDPAEAATTSKLLQAEIERPRVGPMRDIVATIQPEQDEIVRSGLGGSVCVQGGPGTGKTAVGLHRVAYLLYAHRERLARTGTLVIGPNASFLHYIEQVLPALGELEVKQATVDDLVAHVEVKGTDDAPAAIVKGDARMAEVLRRAVRSHVTIPTEPLVVVRGSRRWRVPAYELEEIVRELQERDIRYGAARDALPQRIAHTVLVRMEQAGEAPDDRVQDAVARNAAVKAAVKAIWPPVDPAKLVLRLLSDADFLAEHAQGVLTDDEQKTILWAKPARSVKSAKWSAADAVLIDEANDLVARTHSLGHVVVDEAQDLSPMQYRAVGRRCSTGSATVLGDLAQGTTPWATASWDEALRHLGKADAVVEELTAGFRVPREVIAYASRLLPSISPGLAPVESVRETPGSLDVRLSTDLDADVVAACRESLEHEGSIGLIAADARIPVLAEALTAAGLAFLAPGEETTTESRLTLVPASLAKGLEYDYVVLDEPAAVVDGEPDERTGLRRLYVALTRAVSGLTVLHATALPAPL, from the coding sequence GTGTCCCCGCACGACCCCGAAGAGCCCCTCAGCCGCGAGCGCGCCCACCTCCGCGAGTCGCGTGCGGCCCTGCGCGCGATGCGCGAGGACGTGGAGAACCTCGACATCAAGGACGTCACCGCGAACTGGGTCAACGCGGCCGTCCTGCAACGCCAGATCGACGACCGCGTCAAGGCCCTCGCGGACCTCTCGCACACCCCGCTCTTCTTCGGCCGCCTCGACTATCTGCACGCCCCGGGCGCCGAGTTGGCCGAGGGCGCGGAGGGCGAGAAGTTCTACATCGGGCGCCGCCATGTGCACGACGCCGAGGGCGACCCGATGGTGATCGACTGGCGTGCGCCGGTCTCGCAGCCGTTCTACCGCGCCTCCAGGAAGGACCCGCAGGACATCGGTCTGCGCCGCCGCTTCGGCTACACGGGCGGCGACCTCACCGCGTACGAGGACGAGCACCTCACCGACCCCGCCGAGGCGGCCACCACCAGCAAGCTGCTCCAGGCAGAGATCGAGCGCCCGCGCGTCGGCCCGATGCGCGACATCGTGGCGACGATCCAGCCGGAGCAGGACGAGATCGTACGGTCGGGGCTCGGCGGATCCGTCTGCGTCCAGGGCGGCCCCGGCACCGGGAAGACCGCCGTCGGCCTGCACCGGGTCGCGTACCTCCTCTACGCGCACCGCGAGCGCCTGGCCCGCACCGGCACGCTGGTCATCGGGCCGAACGCGTCCTTCCTCCACTACATCGAGCAAGTGCTGCCCGCGCTCGGCGAGTTGGAGGTCAAACAGGCGACCGTGGACGACCTGGTGGCGCATGTCGAGGTGAAGGGCACCGACGACGCGCCCGCCGCGATCGTCAAGGGCGACGCCCGGATGGCGGAGGTGCTGCGCCGGGCGGTCCGCTCGCACGTCACGATCCCCACCGAGCCGCTGGTGGTGGTGCGCGGCTCGCGCCGCTGGCGGGTCCCGGCGTACGAACTGGAGGAGATCGTCCGCGAGTTGCAGGAGCGCGACATCCGCTACGGCGCCGCCCGGGACGCCCTGCCGCAGCGCATCGCGCACACCGTGCTCGTACGGATGGAGCAGGCGGGCGAGGCGCCCGACGACCGGGTGCAGGACGCGGTGGCCCGCAACGCGGCGGTGAAGGCGGCGGTCAAGGCGATCTGGCCGCCGGTCGACCCGGCGAAGCTGGTGCTGCGGCTGCTGTCCGACGCCGACTTCCTGGCGGAGCACGCGCAGGGCGTGCTCACCGACGACGAGCAGAAGACGATCCTGTGGGCCAAGCCCGCGCGGAGCGTGAAGAGCGCCAAGTGGTCGGCGGCGGACGCGGTCCTGATCGACGAGGCGAACGACCTGGTGGCGCGCACCCACTCGCTCGGCCATGTGGTGGTCGACGAGGCGCAGGACCTCTCCCCCATGCAGTACCGGGCGGTCGGCCGCCGCTGCTCGACCGGCTCGGCGACGGTCCTCGGCGACCTCGCGCAGGGCACCACGCCCTGGGCGACGGCGAGCTGGGACGAGGCGCTGCGCCACCTCGGCAAGGCGGACGCGGTGGTGGAGGAGCTGACGGCGGGCTTCCGCGTGCCGCGCGAGGTGATCGCGTACGCGTCGCGGCTGCTCCCCTCCATCTCCCCCGGCCTGGCCCCGGTGGAGTCGGTCCGTGAGACACCGGGCTCGCTGGACGTACGGCTGTCCACGGACCTGGACGCGGATGTGGTCGCCGCCTGCCGCGAGTCGCTGGAGCACGAGGGCTCGATCGGCCTGATCGCGGCGGACGCGAGGATCCCGGTTCTCGCGGAGGCCCTGACGGCGGCGGGCCTGGCGTTCCTGGCCCCCGGCGAGGAGACGACGACGGAGTCCCGCCTCACCCTCGTCCCCGCGTCCCTGGCCAAGGGCCTGGAGTACGACTACGTGGTCCTGGACGAGCCGGCGGCGGTGGTGGACGGCGAGCCGGACGAACGCACGGGGCTGCGGCGGCTGTACGTGGCGCTGACGCGAGCGGTGTCGGGGCTGACGGTGCTCCACGCGACGGCGCTGCCTGCGCCGCTTTAG
- a CDS encoding helicase C-terminal domain-containing protein: MGTGERDQEAHVSEGTTGAGGTGEAGGTTGAADAGSRGTPTSSPRTLAEALRSRPDASLAALLRARPDLLTPVPNDLTQLATRAGTRASVVRALERLDRFALQTAQALAVAPDPAPYPVLLALVAGDEGDTAVESALPGALAGLREQALVWGSDERLRLVRTARELLAPSPTHPSPTGLGPTVAEATAGMSPGRVQEILQAAGLPATHDPVSAVAALTSLFTDRGRMSELLDTAPPEALAVLDRLVWGPPYGEVSADPAPPVRWLRDHGLLLPTSARTVVLPREVALHLRAGRAHRAPEPVAPAVAPAKEYRPQVVDSAAAGQALTALTMVEDLLAEWNEGGPAVLRAGGLSVRDLKRTAAALDTTEQAAAFWLELAYVAGLLASDGEADERYAPTPAYDGWLDLPPAERWSRLAAAWLTATRTPGLVGGQDARARTLAALGPDLDRSPAPEVRHRVLTLLARLPEGTAPDPETLLARLRWEHPTRTGPEDLRPRLAQWTLTEAELLGVTGRGALAAHGRALLATGSVAPSRTDAAPLLGLGAAAALAPHLPEPVDHVLLQADLTAVAPGPLRRPLAATLNVLADIESKGGATVYRFTPASVRRALDAGQAASDLHAFLAAHSTTPVPQPLSYLIDDVARRHGHLRVGAASAYVRCDDDALLDEIVADKRSAGLRLRRLAPTVLAAQADPAALLEGLRAMGYAPAAESAEGDVVITRADTRRTPPRTAPAPVPEGPPLPDETLLGAAVRAIRAGDEAATVVRKEQPHAAPAEPGGLPRTTAAETLATVQAAVMTGSALWIGYVNADGAASQRVIAPVRVEGGFVTAYDHTADEVRTYPLHRITGVAELADDPA; this comes from the coding sequence ATGGGGACCGGCGAGCGCGACCAGGAGGCGCACGTGTCCGAAGGAACGACCGGAGCGGGCGGAACGGGCGAGGCGGGCGGAACGACCGGCGCGGCCGACGCCGGGAGCCGTGGCACCCCCACGTCCTCGCCCCGCACCCTCGCCGAAGCCCTCCGCTCCCGCCCCGACGCCTCCCTGGCCGCGCTGCTGCGCGCCCGGCCCGACCTGCTCACTCCCGTACCGAACGATCTGACCCAGCTGGCCACCCGGGCCGGGACGCGGGCCTCGGTCGTACGGGCGCTGGAGCGGCTGGACCGGTTCGCGCTCCAGACCGCGCAGGCGCTGGCCGTGGCGCCGGACCCGGCGCCGTATCCCGTCCTGCTCGCGCTTGTGGCGGGGGACGAGGGCGACACCGCGGTGGAGAGCGCGCTGCCCGGGGCCCTCGCGGGGCTGCGGGAGCAGGCGCTCGTGTGGGGGTCCGACGAGCGGCTGCGGCTCGTGCGCACCGCCCGCGAGTTGCTCGCGCCCTCCCCCACGCACCCCTCCCCGACCGGTCTCGGGCCGACCGTCGCCGAGGCCACGGCCGGGATGTCGCCGGGGCGGGTGCAGGAGATCCTGCAAGCCGCCGGGCTGCCCGCCACCCATGACCCCGTCTCCGCCGTCGCCGCGCTGACCTCGCTGTTCACCGACCGGGGACGGATGTCGGAGCTCCTGGACACCGCCCCGCCGGAGGCGCTCGCGGTGCTCGACCGGCTGGTGTGGGGGCCGCCGTACGGAGAGGTGTCGGCGGATCCGGCGCCGCCGGTGCGCTGGCTGCGCGACCACGGGCTGCTGCTGCCGACCTCCGCCCGCACGGTCGTCCTGCCGCGCGAGGTCGCCCTGCATCTGCGCGCCGGGCGCGCGCACCGGGCGCCCGAGCCGGTGGCGCCCGCCGTCGCGCCCGCGAAGGAGTACCGGCCGCAGGTGGTGGACTCCGCGGCGGCCGGTCAGGCGCTGACCGCGCTGACCATGGTCGAGGACCTGCTCGCCGAGTGGAACGAGGGCGGGCCCGCCGTACTGCGCGCGGGCGGGCTGAGCGTGCGCGACCTGAAGCGGACGGCCGCCGCCCTCGACACCACCGAGCAGGCCGCCGCCTTCTGGCTCGAACTCGCCTACGTGGCCGGGCTGTTGGCGTCGGACGGCGAGGCGGACGAGCGGTACGCGCCGACGCCCGCGTACGACGGCTGGCTGGACCTGCCGCCCGCCGAGCGGTGGTCGCGGCTGGCCGCCGCGTGGCTCACCGCGACCCGTACGCCCGGCCTGGTCGGCGGTCAGGACGCCCGCGCCCGCACCCTGGCGGCCCTCGGCCCCGACCTGGACCGCTCCCCGGCCCCTGAGGTGCGCCACCGTGTGCTCACCCTGCTCGCGCGGCTGCCCGAGGGGACCGCGCCCGACCCCGAGACGCTGCTCGCCCGGCTGCGCTGGGAGCACCCGACCCGCACCGGCCCCGAGGACCTGCGGCCCCGGCTCGCCCAATGGACGCTGACGGAGGCCGAGTTGCTCGGCGTGACCGGCCGGGGCGCGCTGGCCGCGCACGGCCGGGCGCTGCTCGCCACGGGCAGCGTCGCCCCCTCCCGCACGGACGCCGCCCCGCTCCTCGGCCTCGGGGCCGCCGCCGCCCTCGCGCCGCACCTGCCCGAGCCCGTCGACCACGTCCTGCTCCAGGCCGATCTGACCGCCGTCGCGCCCGGCCCGCTGCGGCGGCCGCTCGCCGCGACCCTGAACGTGCTCGCGGACATCGAGTCGAAGGGCGGCGCGACCGTCTACCGGTTCACGCCCGCCTCGGTACGGCGCGCCCTCGACGCCGGGCAGGCGGCCTCCGACCTGCACGCGTTCCTGGCCGCTCACAGCACCACGCCCGTGCCGCAGCCGCTCAGCTACCTCATCGACGACGTGGCCCGCCGCCACGGGCACCTCCGGGTGGGCGCGGCCTCGGCGTATGTGCGCTGCGACGACGACGCGCTCCTGGACGAGATCGTCGCGGACAAGCGGTCGGCCGGGCTGCGGCTGCGCCGCCTCGCCCCGACGGTCCTCGCCGCCCAGGCCGACCCCGCCGCCCTCCTGGAGGGCCTGCGCGCGATGGGCTACGCCCCGGCCGCCGAGTCCGCCGAGGGCGATGTGGTGATCACCCGCGCCGACACCCGCCGCACCCCGCCCCGTACCGCCCCCGCGCCGGTTCCGGAGGGCCCGCCGCTGCCCGACGAGACGTTGCTCGGCGCGGCGGTCCGGGCGATCCGCGCGGGCGACGAGGCCGCCACGGTCGTACGCAAGGAGCAGCCGCACGCCGCTCCCGCCGAGCCCGGCGGGCTGCCGCGCACCACGGCCGCCGAGACCCTGGCCACCGTCCAGGCCGCCGTGATGACCGGCTCGGCGCTGTGGATCGGCTACGTCAACGCGGACGGCGCGGCCAGCCAGCGGGTGATCGCGCCGGTGCGGGTGGAGGGCGGCTTCGTGACGGCGTACGACCACACGGCCGACGAGGTCCGCACGTATCCGCTGCACCGGATCACGGGCGTCGCGGAGCTGGCGGACGACCCGGCCTGA
- a CDS encoding futalosine hydrolase: MRVLVVTAVPAERDAVTRACPAGFDVLAGGVGPAAAAASTAAALARTPYDLVVSAGIGGGFRPVAPVGSLVVASRIVAADLGADTPEGYLDVEALGFGRSAHLPPQGLGRAVADATGAAYGPVLTVSTVTGTAARAAELAARHPGAAAEAMEGFGVAEAAAQQGVPALEIRAVSNAVGPRDRSAWRIGDALGALTDAFGKLPPALESWNGHD, from the coding sequence ATGCGCGTCCTCGTCGTGACCGCCGTCCCCGCCGAACGGGACGCGGTCACGAGGGCGTGCCCGGCCGGCTTCGACGTCCTCGCCGGCGGGGTCGGCCCCGCCGCGGCCGCCGCCTCCACCGCGGCCGCGCTCGCCCGCACCCCGTACGACCTGGTGGTCTCCGCCGGGATCGGGGGCGGGTTCCGGCCCGTCGCCCCCGTCGGCTCCCTCGTCGTCGCCTCCCGGATCGTCGCCGCCGACCTCGGGGCCGACACGCCCGAGGGATATCTGGATGTCGAGGCGCTCGGCTTCGGGCGCTCCGCGCACCTGCCGCCGCAGGGGCTCGGGCGGGCGGTCGCGGACGCCACCGGGGCCGCGTACGGGCCCGTCCTCACCGTCTCCACCGTCACCGGCACCGCCGCCCGCGCCGCCGAGCTCGCCGCCCGCCACCCCGGGGCCGCCGCCGAGGCGATGGAGGGGTTCGGGGTCGCGGAGGCCGCGGCCCAGCAGGGGGTGCCCGCCCTGGAGATCCGGGCGGTCTCCAACGCCGTGGGGCCCCGCGACCGTTCCGCCTGGCGGATCGGGGACGCGCTCGGCGCACTCACCGACGCTTTCGGGAAGCTCCCGCCCGCACTGGAGAGTTGGAACGGTCATGACTGA
- a CDS encoding cold-shock protein, with protein sequence MPTGKVKWFNSEKGFGFLSRDDGGDVFVHSSVLPSGVETLKPGQRVEFGVVAGQRGDQALSVTVLDPAPSVAAAQRRKPDELASIVQDLTTLLENITPMLERGRYPDKAAGKKIAGLLRAVADQLDV encoded by the coding sequence GTGCCTACCGGCAAGGTCAAATGGTTCAACAGCGAGAAGGGCTTCGGCTTTCTCTCCCGCGACGACGGCGGTGACGTCTTCGTCCACTCGTCCGTGCTCCCCTCCGGGGTGGAGACGCTCAAGCCCGGCCAGCGCGTCGAGTTCGGTGTGGTCGCGGGCCAGCGCGGTGACCAGGCTCTCTCGGTGACCGTCCTCGACCCGGCCCCCTCGGTCGCGGCCGCCCAGCGCCGCAAGCCCGACGAACTCGCCTCCATCGTCCAGGACCTGACGACGCTCCTCGAGAACATCACGCCGATGCTGGAGCGCGGCCGCTACCCCGACAAGGCCGCGGGCAAGAAGATCGCCGGACTGCTGCGGGCGGTGGCGGACCAGCTCGACGTCTGA
- a CDS encoding DNA repair helicase XPB, giving the protein MNGPLIVQSDKTLLLEVDHEQADACRRAIAPFAELERAPEHIHTYRLTPLGLWNARAAGHDAEQVVDALVEFSRYPVPHALLVDVAETMARYGRLTLSKHPVHGLVLTTTDRPVLEEILRSKKVVPLVGARIDADTVAVHPSERGQIKQTLLKLGWPAEDLAGYVDGEAHPIELAEDGWALRPYQKQAVEGFWHGGSGVVVLPCGAGKTLVGAGAMAQAKATTLILVTNTVSARQWKHELVKRTSLTEEEIGEYSGTRKEIRPVTIATYQVLTTRRKGVYPHLELFDSRDWGLIVYDEVHLLPAPVFKFTADLQARRRLGLTATLVREDGRESDVFSLIGPKRFDAPWKEIEAQGYIAPADCVEVRVNLTDSERLAYATAETEEKYRFCATTATKRKVTEALVRKFAGQQILVIGQYIDQLDELGEHLNAPVIKGETPNSQREKLFESFRQGEISVLVVSKVANFSIDLPEATVAIQVSGTFGSRQEEAQRLGRVLRPKADGHQAHFYSVVARDTLDQDFAAHRQRFLAEQGYAYRIVDADDLLTGDAG; this is encoded by the coding sequence GTGAACGGGCCACTGATCGTCCAGTCGGACAAGACCCTGCTCCTGGAAGTCGACCACGAGCAGGCCGACGCCTGCCGCCGGGCCATCGCGCCGTTCGCGGAGCTGGAGCGGGCGCCGGAGCACATCCACACCTACCGGCTGACCCCGCTCGGGCTGTGGAACGCGCGCGCGGCCGGGCACGACGCCGAGCAGGTGGTGGACGCGCTCGTCGAGTTCTCGCGCTACCCCGTCCCGCACGCCCTGCTCGTCGACGTCGCCGAGACGATGGCGCGCTACGGGCGGCTGACACTGAGCAAGCACCCCGTCCACGGCCTGGTGCTGACCACCACCGACCGGCCGGTCCTGGAGGAGATCCTGCGGTCGAAGAAGGTCGTTCCGCTGGTCGGCGCCCGGATCGACGCGGACACCGTCGCCGTGCACCCCTCCGAGCGCGGCCAGATCAAGCAGACCCTGCTGAAGCTCGGCTGGCCCGCCGAGGACCTCGCGGGGTACGTGGACGGCGAGGCGCACCCCATCGAGCTCGCGGAGGACGGCTGGGCGCTGCGGCCGTACCAGAAGCAGGCCGTCGAGGGGTTCTGGCACGGCGGCTCCGGCGTGGTCGTGCTGCCCTGTGGCGCCGGGAAGACGCTGGTCGGGGCGGGTGCGATGGCGCAGGCCAAGGCCACCACCCTCATCCTCGTCACCAACACCGTCTCGGCCCGGCAGTGGAAGCACGAGCTGGTCAAGCGCACCTCGCTGACCGAGGAGGAGATCGGCGAGTACAGCGGTACGCGCAAGGAGATCCGCCCGGTCACCATCGCCACGTACCAAGTGCTGACGACCCGCCGCAAGGGCGTCTATCCGCACCTCGAACTCTTCGACTCCCGGGACTGGGGGCTCATCGTCTACGACGAGGTGCACCTGCTGCCCGCGCCCGTCTTCAAGTTCACCGCCGACCTCCAGGCACGCCGCCGCCTCGGGCTGACGGCCACGCTCGTACGGGAGGACGGCCGCGAGTCGGACGTCTTCTCGCTCATCGGGCCGAAGCGGTTCGACGCGCCGTGGAAGGAGATCGAGGCGCAGGGCTACATCGCGCCCGCCGACTGCGTGGAGGTCCGGGTCAATCTGACCGACTCCGAGCGGCTGGCGTACGCGACGGCCGAGACCGAGGAGAAGTACCGGTTCTGCGCGACCACCGCCACCAAGCGGAAGGTCACCGAGGCGCTGGTGCGGAAGTTCGCGGGCCAGCAGATCCTCGTCATCGGGCAGTACATCGACCAGCTCGACGAGCTGGGCGAGCATCTGAACGCGCCGGTGATCAAGGGTGAGACGCCCAACTCCCAGCGCGAGAAGCTCTTCGAGTCGTTCCGGCAGGGCGAGATCTCCGTGCTGGTCGTCTCCAAGGTCGCGAACTTCTCGATCGACCTGCCGGAGGCGACGGTCGCCATCCAGGTGTCCGGCACGTTCGGGTCGCGGCAGGAGGAGGCCCAGCGCCTGGGCCGCGTGCTGCGCCCGAAGGCCGACGGCCACCAGGCGCACTTCTACTCCGTGGTGGCCCGCGACACCCTCGACCAGGACTTCGCGGCCCATCGGCAGCGGTTCCTGGCGGAGCAGGGCTATGCGTACCGGATCGTGGACGCGGACGATCTGCTTACGGGGGATGCGGGCTGA
- a CDS encoding HAD family hydrolase gives MASRTGTVGFDLDMTLIDSRPGIHACYRRLAEDTGTPIDADAAVSRLGPPLEWELSHWFPEDRIAEMASRYRELYPTYAIEPTHALPGAADAIRAVQELGGRAIVVTAKNRPQAALHLTHLGLEPDELIGGLWAEAKAEALRAHGASVYVGDHTGDVRGAHTAGALSVAVPTGPIGADELRAAGADVVLADLTEFRPWWKAYRETADTRTAG, from the coding sequence ATGGCATCGCGCACCGGCACCGTCGGCTTCGACCTCGACATGACCCTCATCGACTCCCGCCCCGGCATCCACGCCTGCTACCGGCGCCTCGCCGAGGACACCGGCACCCCCATAGACGCCGACGCCGCCGTCAGCCGGCTCGGCCCCCCACTGGAGTGGGAGCTCAGCCACTGGTTCCCCGAGGACCGCATCGCGGAGATGGCGAGCCGGTACCGCGAGCTGTACCCCACGTACGCCATCGAGCCCACCCACGCCCTCCCCGGCGCCGCCGACGCGATCCGCGCCGTCCAGGAGCTCGGCGGCCGCGCCATCGTCGTGACCGCCAAGAACCGGCCGCAGGCGGCCCTGCACCTCACGCATCTCGGCCTGGAGCCCGACGAGCTGATCGGCGGGCTGTGGGCCGAGGCCAAGGCGGAGGCGCTGCGCGCGCACGGCGCCTCGGTGTACGTCGGCGACCACACCGGCGACGTCCGCGGCGCCCACACCGCGGGCGCCCTCTCCGTCGCCGTACCGACCGGCCCGATCGGCGCGGACGAGCTGCGCGCGGCCGGCGCGGACGTCGTCCTCGCCGACCTCACGGAGTTCCGCCCGTGGTGGAAGGCGTACAGGGAGACGGCGGACACGCGGACCGCGGGCTAA
- a CDS encoding 1,4-dihydroxy-6-naphthoate synthase, which produces MTEPLRIAYSPCPNDTFVFDAWAHGRVPGAPDIDVTFADIDITNGIAERGPGESDFDVLKVSYAVLPWVLDEYALLPCGGALGRGCGPLVLTREPGVDLTGKTVAVPSERSTAYLLFRLWAADVVPGGVGKVVVMPFHEIMPAVRDGKVDAGLVIHEARFTYQEYGLHSLADMGEHWESTTGLPIPLGAIIARRSLGAARLRELAEVIRTSVRMAWDDPEASRPYVREHAQEMDPAVADQHIGLYVNEFTHDLGEDGYAAVRGLLTRAAAEGLVPPLGRDALSFV; this is translated from the coding sequence ATGACTGAGCCGCTGCGCATCGCCTACTCGCCCTGCCCCAACGACACGTTCGTCTTCGACGCCTGGGCGCACGGCCGCGTCCCCGGCGCGCCGGACATCGACGTCACCTTCGCGGACATCGACATCACCAACGGCATCGCCGAACGGGGTCCCGGCGAGAGCGACTTCGACGTACTGAAGGTGTCGTACGCCGTCCTGCCGTGGGTCCTCGACGAGTACGCGCTGCTGCCCTGCGGCGGCGCGCTGGGCCGCGGCTGCGGCCCTCTCGTCCTCACGCGCGAACCGGGCGTGGACCTCACCGGCAAGACCGTCGCCGTCCCGAGCGAGCGCTCGACGGCGTATCTGCTCTTCCGGCTGTGGGCCGCCGACGTGGTCCCCGGCGGGGTCGGCAAGGTCGTCGTGATGCCGTTCCACGAGATCATGCCCGCCGTGCGCGACGGCAAGGTCGACGCCGGACTCGTCATCCACGAGGCCCGGTTCACCTACCAGGAGTACGGGCTGCACTCGCTCGCCGACATGGGCGAGCACTGGGAGTCGACGACCGGGCTGCCCATCCCGCTGGGCGCGATCATCGCCCGCCGCTCGCTGGGCGCCGCGCGGCTGCGCGAGCTGGCCGAGGTCATCCGGACGTCCGTCCGCATGGCCTGGGACGACCCGGAGGCCTCCCGGCCGTACGTACGGGAGCACGCCCAGGAGATGGACCCGGCGGTGGCCGACCAGCACATCGGGCTCTACGTCAACGAGTTCACGCACGATCTGGGCGAGGACGGCTACGCGGCGGTGCGCGGGCTGCTGACGCGGGCCGCGGCCGAGGGGCTCGTGCCTCCGCTCGGCCGCGACGCGCTCAGCTTCGTGTGA
- a CDS encoding DUF2771 domain-containing protein — MTVAFTSGKARRAGIALGAVSVGLLALSACDKPTPLATVTVGTSSVNAEASCRNDGKVLTEEKVTTCLSSVKTSKSIDYSPGSTLRLGVDPDVVEHGDKWLALLDGSPIFSEPIGTTYRSFPNADVFATGGQSAAPKTRKINIIQVNKDNKPKAVWGFTLKHDNG, encoded by the coding sequence ATGACCGTTGCGTTCACCTCTGGTAAGGCCCGCCGGGCCGGCATCGCCCTGGGCGCTGTCTCCGTCGGCCTCCTCGCCCTCTCCGCCTGCGACAAGCCGACGCCCCTCGCGACCGTGACGGTCGGGACGAGCTCGGTGAACGCCGAGGCCTCCTGCCGCAACGACGGCAAGGTGCTGACCGAGGAGAAGGTCACGACCTGCCTCAGCAGCGTCAAGACGTCGAAGTCGATCGACTACTCGCCGGGCTCGACCCTGCGCCTGGGCGTGGACCCGGACGTCGTGGAGCACGGCGACAAGTGGCTCGCGCTGCTGGACGGCTCGCCGATCTTCAGCGAGCCGATCGGCACCACCTACCGCTCGTTCCCGAACGCGGACGTGTTCGCGACCGGTGGCCAGAGCGCCGCACCGAAGACCCGGAAGATCAACATCATCCAGGTCAACAAGGACAACAAGCCCAAGGCCGTGTGGGGATTCACGCTCAAGCACGACAACGGCTGA